The DNA region ATCAACTGTTTTAAAAATGTACTCATCGCGAACTTCTGCAAACATAATAGTTTTCGCTTGTTCTTCTACTAACTTGTACAAAACAGTTCTGATATCAGCGACATTGGTTTGCTCTATCTGTTTTTCCAAATACTCAGTGCTACGCTTGGCTTCTGTAACATCCCGCTGTTTCATGACTTGATTAATATCACTAACCAACCAGTCAACCCACTGTTTGGCGACATAAGGGGATTTATGCTCTACAGATACAGTTACTAGCCCTGACTGTTTATCACCCGTAACTGAAAAAATCTTAGTGAATTTCTTGTATGCTTCTTGCATTGACGGCGTAGCTTGTAAAGGTGGTTTAACTTGCCGTACCCACTCCTTAGTGTTGATATCATATAGCTCAGGATCATATGAAATTTTGTTATCACTAAGGCTCCATTTATCCACCGCCATCAGCTCCGGCAAAATATGGTGTTTTCCTATAAAATCAGAAGTAAACTTGCGTGACTTCATCACTTCTATTGCCAGCTTGGTTTTATCAGTACTCCCTGATCTGCCAAAGTTAAGACCAGCTAAACTTGCCAACCCTCCGAATTGATTTGCCAGTGCAGATAAACCACCGCCTTGTGCCTCTGCGGCAGGGGCTAACAATGCTTCAGATTTGTAGATATTTGGCATCCGCAATGCCAAAGCGACAGAGGCCACAGCAAACAGTAAGGTGATGCTGATAATGAGCGCTTTTCCGGCCCATATGACGCCAAATAGTTCTCTCAGATCAATTTCATCGTTTGCTTCAAAATGCCGTTGAGAAAATTCAGCGTCCTGCGGATTAGATATGGTATTTGACATAGAAATATTGTGATAAACCGTGAGGCTATAAATTGTCAGTACAAAGCCGAGTAATAAAACATCAGCTAAAGATTAAAGTACGATTACAAGAAGATACGACAAACTGATAGACACAGATGGTAAAACATCAGATTAAGCCATATTACTCGTTCGTGCAGCAGGTACCGCGTGCCAAGAATTATGCACGCGGCATTATGTTACTGCTTATAAATTAGCAATCGCGGCAAGCGCAACTGCTGAGTTATAGAAGATAGAGGTTACCTGCGACCACAAGGTCAGGTTATCTTTGTATTCGGTATCGAGAGGCACCACGATAGTGTCACCTGCAGTGAGATTATCCTCACTAGAGAACCAGAAAGAATTATGTGGCATCATGACAGAACCGTCGGCTTTAATAACATAAATACGGTCAGTATCAGCACGTTTTCTGGCTCCCCCGCCATTTCTAGATATTGATTTAGCGTTAAGCCATTTTTAAATCTGTGTGTGGAAGGATGTTGTACCTCACCCACCACCGAAATGGTTTGTTTTTGTGCGGGCACATATAACACGTCTTTATTTTCAAGTTGCAAATCAGCCTGCTGTAGCCCTACAGAAATTGCGGGAAGATCAATAACCAAACGTCCAACAGCTTTGATATGCTCTAAATCCGTCAGCATTTTCTGTGCATCATCATAATTCACCACAGTACCATCTTTAGAAATACCGCGGGTGGCAATATCACGACGCAATTGATCTGCCAGCTTCTTGATTTCAATCTCTTCTTGTTTTTTGATGGAATCACGTACAAAAACGGCTGATGGTAGGTAAGCATTGTCAGTAAAACCACCAGCTCTCGTCAGCACTTGCTCTAATGTTTCACCACGACGAATGCTGTAGATACCCGGGAACTTGACTTCACCACGTATTTCTACTGTCTGAGTCTCCTGCCATTCAGGTGTTTTCATTACCGTTAGCACATCCCGCGGCAATAAACCTATATTGGCTCCCGTTTGCAGCTTCATGGCTTGTTCAACATTCACATTAATATGAGTAATTGACGATAAATCGGTATTTGTGACAGTGCGAGTTAACTCTGCACGTTGAGTATAAGCACCTTCTTTGAGCCCGCCAGCCGCAGCAATGAGATCACTGACATTGGCATTTTCAGCCAATGGATAAATACCTTCGTAACGCACCTGACCGTTAACCGCAACCACCTTGGCTTCATCTCCAGCGCGACTCTGCGACTTGAGCTTAGCAATAATAGGATAAAGCAGTTCTTGCCGGTTAAACTCTGCGCTTAGCTTAATGAGCCCTCTATCATTAAACAACTGTGACAGCATTTTTTCCACTTCGCTAGACACCAAGCTAGGCTCTTCTGGCGCATCATCACCATTGATAACAACGCCGGCTAATTGAGTACGCTGAGTGATTTTAGCTTGTTCAAGCTGTGCAAAACCCGATTGAAAAAGATCAGTGTTGACTAACGAATTATCAGAGGTGTTATCCTGTGCCCTGATAACCTTAATTTTCTCAACTCTTCCCCTAATTAACCTATTGAGTTCGTAACGATTTCTTAAACTATTACTTTCATTAAAAACAACCACTTTGTCTTTAGGCTGCAATAACAGATTGTCACTCGCATTGGCTTGAGTGAGCGCTTTTGCAGGTGAAAATTGCAACACCTTGATGTCACCCACATCATTAATCTGCCGCACAACCAGTGCATAGTTAAGATCGGCACCTAACAATAAATCACCATTAATGCTAGGCAAAAGATCGCTAACTTTTTGTCCTTTAACCCATTGATAAATACCGGGTCTTACAGCCGCACCCACTAGTGTGACAGCATTATCATATTCCGATGAGGCACTTTTTACGCGCAGATAGTCACCATCTTTAGCGATGATCTTTTGTCCTGAAGCAGTGGTCAGGTCAACATTGACGATGGATTTAAGTCCATCATTGTTATAACGCTCCACTGTGCTACTTTTTGGATAGGCCCCAGGTTTAAGCCCCGCCGCCATTTTCACAACGTCTCCCAAATTTTCATTGGGTTTTAGTTCATATATTGCGGGCCGCTGTACATCCCCAGCCACACTGACTGATGGCCCCATGGCCGGAATAAACACCACATCACCAGAGCGGAGTGGCAGATCTTTGGAAGAGTCCCCATCCAATAGCAATTTATACAAGTCGAATGTTGCAACAACTTTGCCCTGACGTTTCAATTGAATGTTTCGTAATGAACCGATATCACTCACACCGCCAGACACAAACAATGCCTGAGTGATTGTCGAAAGACTAGAAACTGTGTAAGAACCGGGTTTGTATGCATCACCAGCAACAAAAATTCTGATGGAACGCAACTCACCCATAGTGATATTGCTATCCACGCCAATCATTTGCTGTTTGATTTGTTTGGACAGTACATCGCGAAGCTCAGAGAATGACAAACCGCTTACATTGATTGGCCCTAAACCTGGAAACTGCAGTACGCCATCTCTGGTGACCATTAAGTCGTACTGTTCATTGTCCTTGCCGTACAACTGCACTTTAATAGTGTCACCGGGGCCAATCATGTAATCGCTAGGCACAGGGATATCAGAAACCGGAGCAAACGTGGTGGGTGACCCAGCAAACATGTCATACCCGAACCGTTTCAAGGGCTGGTTCTGATCGTCTTTTAAAAAACTTAAATCATCATTTTGTTTTTTATTTCTCTGTTCATCAGACTGTTGTTCATTTCGAGGCTGAACAATGTCTGTATTAAAATTATTGCGATTCTCAGACGAAGATGGATTCTTGCTAGCCAATTGTGATGGGTCGATACCATACTGTTGTGCCAATCGCATCTGCTCTGATTTTGGCAGATTTTTGAACTGTTCGACCATCTGTGGCGAAATGGTAACGGCATCCACTTGAACGATGCCGAATGACACCAATGCTGCCAGCGCGAATATTATCTTTCTTTTGATGAGTGACACGCAATATTCTCCGTAAAACTAATAATGTGCACATCAGCACACACTATCGCATCTTCATTGATTAACATATAAACGCCAAAATAATGACGATAGCCATTATTTTGGCAAAACTGGTTGTATGACTTGCAAACAGTAAAAATATCGAAGTCTGATCTGGGCTAGTTTTATGAAATATTCATAAAACTGCCTTTCAGGTGCGCAACCAATCCACATGGCGCACAGAGAGCTTTGGCTTCGCTAGTTTCATGAAATTATTCATAAAACCGCCTTTTAGGCACGCTACCGCCCATGGATTATGGCTTCCAAATTGCCCACTTTTTACATTTTTTAACGTAATACCCTGTATTTTTAATCACTTAAAAAATACAGGGTAAAGCTTTGCCGATTCTACTGCATCAGATAGCGCAAGTCAGTTCAATTCTTCCCCAAACTGCCCCATATAGCGATTTGTTCAAAACGACATAAACACAGTCTTCGATATGTCACAAACACATCAAAACTCAGCAAATGTACAATTGATTAATATGAGATGAGAAAACGTCATTGTCGGCATATATTTTAAGCTAACACAGTCAGGCATATGTATTAGCCGCAACTAACTGTTTATCAACAACTAGCGACTGCATCTGACCCAAGAAGCTAAACAATATGCGGCAACGAGTTTCACCACATTGTTCTTGAAAGATCCCTTCCAACTCAGCAAATGGCCCATCAGTAAAGCGGACTTTATCACCTTTTGCTAACGCATTGGGAGTTACTACAGGTTCACTCATTTCCCTACGCTTGAGACGGGATATCAATAAATCATCAATGGGAGTCATCTGTTCACGACAGTCGACCAAACGGGCAACACCACGAGTGGCGTGTAACTGTCGCACACTGGTGTGTTCAGGATCAAATCTAACAAAAAGATAATTGGGAAACAGTGGTTGTTTCCTGATAACTAACTGGCCTTTTTCCCTTTTTTCCAACCGCAACATTGGCAAGTAAGTTTCTAGCTGCTGCATTGTCAGATGCTGCTGAGCCCGCATTTCACTGCGGGGTTTACAGTACAATAGGTACCAGGCCTTCATGCTGAGTCTCTACTTCTTTAGTGAGTGACGTCCTATCACGGACATGAATCATAGCAAAGTTGCTTAAGGGATTAAAAGCAAAATTCCCCAGCGAAACTAATGCCAAATAAAACTTATTTTTAACATTTTCCATAGTGGTTCATCATAGGATCGCCAGACTGAATCGTCGCTGAACCATTGACCTAGAACGTTATTATAATGTATACAATTTAAACTTATTATTTCCTGACATATGTCATTGATTGTAAAGATAGCTATATAGATCCAGTGGTTATCAACTAAAAATTTGCCATTTCTATACCAGTCAGCAGACTTATATAGATATTGCTGGCAGCTATTTTTTAACAATTCGCTGTCGCTGCTAAATTTTTGCAGCCATTAGCCCAAGGTGGAAGACTACATGAAATCAGCAACATCGGAAAAGACCTTTTAGGTCACCCGCAAGGACTATTCCTGCTGTTCTCAACGGAATTATGGGAACGTTTTAGTTATTACGCGATGCGGGCAATCCTAGTGTTGTATCTAGTAGATAAAGTCCGTGGCGATGGTGGTTATGGCCTTGGATGGCCGCAGGATGATGCCTTGCGGTTATATGCCACGTTTACAGGCTTATTTTATCTCACACCGCTTTTCGGTGGCTGGTTAGCTGATAACATCCTCGGACAACGTAAAGCCATTTACCTCGGTGGTGCGTTAATGGCTGTGGGACAGTTCACCCTGGGGATGCCGCATAGTTGGCTCCCCGGGAACGAAACCATTTTGTTTTATGCCGGCCTGACGGGGTTGGTGCTCGGCAACGGTCTATTTAAGCCTAATATCTCGACTATGGTTGGCGATCTCTACAAAGATGGAGATCATCGCCGTGATAGTGCCTTCACCATTTTTTATATGGGTATAAATCTAGGAGCCTTTCTTTCAGCCATTGTTGTGGGTTCTGTGGTGCGCTATTTCGATGGTAATTATCAGATGGGTTTTGTATGTGCGGGAGTGGGCATGTTGATCTCATTACTGCTGCAATATCTGTTTGCCAACAAATTACTCGGGAATATCGGCACGATTCCATCGGCAAAACTGGACAAACTTAAGCTAGGGATGAAGGATGACGAGAAAAAGGCACCGCTTACGCCGGTAGAACGTGATCGGATAAAAGTTATTTTGATCATGGGGGTTTTCACCGCAATTTTCTGGGCGGGTTTTGAACAAGCGGGTGGACTATTCAATCTGTTCGCCCACAACTTTACTGACCGCATGATTGGTGACTGGGAAGTACCTACGGAATGGTTTCAGTCACTCAACTCATTGTTTATTTTTATCTTTGCTCCGATAGTCGCATCAGTGTGGATCCGCTGTGGTGCCCGCGAGCCTAATTCACCGGTGAAATTCGCCATGGCCTTAGGATTTCTCGCCATAGGATTTCTCTTCATGATTGCTGCCGTGCTGCAAGTTGATGAAACAACCTCGGCCAAAGCCAGTATGTTGTGGCTGGTTGCCGCGTATTTCTTTCACACCTTGGGAGAACTCAGCTTATCACCTATCGGCTTATCCATGGTCACCAAATTGGCACCGCTGAGACTTATCTCATTAATGATGGGCAGTTGGTTTGTATTCACTTTTATTGGCAACTACACCGCTGGCATGATCGGTTCTCTGATAGGTAACAGCGAGGATCAGAACCTACAGCTCAACAATGTATTGGCTATCTTCGCCGGTATTGCGTTCACGTCAGTGATTGCGGGCGTTTTGCTTTACTTCATGGCAGATAAGTTGGTTGACTGGATGCATGGCGCCGAAACTAAGTTGCATACAAGCCGAGAAGAGGAAGCATTGGAGCAGGAAATGGCGGTAACCGCTACGCATGAGGCAATAAAACGTTGAGCGACACTAAGAGGAATGCGCTTGCAACAGTCTATTCCTCGTTTATTCGGTGACTTTCATCTGTACAAAGCCACCTTCCACCATGTCAGGGGTATACACCAGCCCCTGAAAGTCATTCGCCATCAGCATGTGTTTATGCTTGGGAATACCAGTTACCAGACACAAAGTATCGTCACCATTCAATTGTCGTGACTGCATAGATGGTTGCCCCCAGGCAAACAAGCCTAATTGCATACTATCCGCCAGTGCCAGACGAGTGAGTTCCGCGCCATGTCGCAGGTAACATCTAAGCCCTCTTCCTGCTTGAGCAACCTGTAATTCCTTATGCGTCAAATGCAATGCTACATAGATGATATCGCAATACAGATCCAAACCGGCATTCACTAGACGTTCGTTCAAATATTTCAGCATCACTTGCGGATGGGTAACAATATCATCCAGCCGATTATTGCAGTCTTTTACCTTTTGATTTACAAAACTTTTTAAAAGCACACAAGCAAAGGCTGCCCGATTATCTTCCGGATGAAAATGTGCCATGTACATAATGAAATGTTCATTACCGACCATAGCGGAATCGATAAAGTAAGGACTTACCCGCTTATGGGTCATTAAGGTGTAGTCAACATGAATGCTGGGATAGTCAATGGTAGAGCCCGGAAATAACTGCTGTTGGACACATTTGGCAGCTTCCGTGTTTTGTTCCAGTAACGCCAAATGTTCATTCAACTCTAGGTAAGAAAGTTCATCAATGTTTTCGTCCAGCACGCTCTGAGAAGCACCAACAGAAGCTAGACACTGATTGATCGCATATTCAACCGCATGCAGATCGCTCAGAGGCTTAACCAGATAATCACTGGCACCGAGTCGCAAAGCTTCCGTAACCAATGCCATACGTTGATTACCAGAAAGAATAATTGAGGGGATCTGTGAACCACTTTTATAAATA from Shewanella dokdonensis includes:
- a CDS encoding response regulator, with product MALETLNILLVEDDPVFRDVLSSFLRTRGALVSEAEDGREGLELFAKKRFDIILADLNMPNMDGLTMLRHIYKSGSQIPSIILSGNQRMALVTEALRLGASDYLVKPLSDLHAVEYAINQCLASVGASQSVLDENIDELSYLELNEHLALLEQNTEAAKCVQQQLFPGSTIDYPSIHVDYTLMTHKRVSPYFIDSAMVGNEHFIMYMAHFHPEDNRAAFACVLLKSFVNQKVKDCNNRLDDIVTHPQVMLKYLNERLVNAGLDLYCDIIYVALHLTHKELQVAQAGRGLRCYLRHGAELTRLALADSMQLGLFAWGQPSMQSRQLNGDDTLCLVTGIPKHKHMLMANDFQGLVYTPDMVEGGFVQMKVTE
- the rfaH gene encoding transcription/translation regulatory transformer protein RfaH → MKAWYLLYCKPRSEMRAQQHLTMQQLETYLPMLRLEKREKGQLVIRKQPLFPNYLFVRFDPEHTSVRQLHATRGVARLVDCREQMTPIDDLLISRLKRREMSEPVVTPNALAKGDKVRFTDGPFAELEGIFQEQCGETRCRILFSFLGQMQSLVVDKQLVAANTYA
- a CDS encoding Wzz/FepE/Etk N-terminal domain-containing protein — encoded protein: MSNTISNPQDAEFSQRHFEANDEIDLRELFGVIWAGKALIISITLLFAVASVALALRMPNIYKSEALLAPAAEAQGGGLSALANQFGGLASLAGLNFGRSGSTDKTKLAIEVMKSRKFTSDFIGKHHILPELMAVDKWSLSDNKISYDPELYDINTKEWVRQVKPPLQATPSMQEAYKKFTKIFSVTGDKQSGLVTVSVEHKSPYVAKQWVDWLVSDINQVMKQRDVTEAKRSTEYLEKQIEQTNVADIRTVLYKLVEEQAKTIMFAEVRDEYIFKTVDPALVPEEKFKPKRALICVLGTLLGGMLAVFIVLVRYFVKKRN
- a CDS encoding peptide MFS transporter, whose product is MQPLAQGGRLHEISNIGKDLLGHPQGLFLLFSTELWERFSYYAMRAILVLYLVDKVRGDGGYGLGWPQDDALRLYATFTGLFYLTPLFGGWLADNILGQRKAIYLGGALMAVGQFTLGMPHSWLPGNETILFYAGLTGLVLGNGLFKPNISTMVGDLYKDGDHRRDSAFTIFYMGINLGAFLSAIVVGSVVRYFDGNYQMGFVCAGVGMLISLLLQYLFANKLLGNIGTIPSAKLDKLKLGMKDDEKKAPLTPVERDRIKVILIMGVFTAIFWAGFEQAGGLFNLFAHNFTDRMIGDWEVPTEWFQSLNSLFIFIFAPIVASVWIRCGAREPNSPVKFAMALGFLAIGFLFMIAAVLQVDETTSAKASMLWLVAAYFFHTLGELSLSPIGLSMVTKLAPLRLISLMMGSWFVFTFIGNYTAGMIGSLIGNSEDQNLQLNNVLAIFAGIAFTSVIAGVLLYFMADKLVDWMHGAETKLHTSREEEALEQEMAVTATHEAIKR